TTGAGGCGGCAACATCACcatctgctgttgctgctgtacCTGAAAGTACTGCTGCTGTTGTGCCTGGTAATATTGCTGCTGCTCTGCCATCATAGCTAGCTGCACATTTGACGGTGGCGCGAAGCTGTTTGACATGGCAAATGGATCGTTGGAAGCAAACGGGTTTGCTGCAAGACTTCCTGTGTAGGTCACACTGGCTATTTGCTGCCTCCTTGCCTCATCTTCATAAAGGCTGTCTAGCAATAGCTTGTCAAAACCCCCAGCCTGTTGATCAAATGCTAAGTTATTATCTCTGACTGGTTTTACTTAAATTTGGTATCAACTTATGACCACATCTTTTGCTGTTAATAATTTGTCCCATGAATCATATTTTCTCTAGCAATAGCAAAGTTATACATACCAATTGATTGTCCATTTGTTGATTTGTGTGGTTACTTGGAGCAGTAACCAATGCCAATTCCCATCCAGACTTGTCAAGGGCAAACAAGTCTCGAGAATTTGACATCTTGTTTTCATTCCCTACATTTAAGAGACAAAATACTAATGATAATGCACTATGCATAGCATATATGATCTTTCTAAAGTAAAAGAATTCTCTGCACAAAATAGCATCAACCAAAACTGCTGATAGTGCTGTTGTGCTTAATATAATTTGCTAATGAGCAGTGCATGGATATCATAAACACTGAACCTGGTGCCACAATAGCAAGAGCCAGTGCATTGCTTGCTTCAAGGTCTGCGATCATGAGGTTTACTTCTTCATCCAAGTTCTGCAAGTAATATAGTAGCAAGAACATGAGGCTTAGAAACTGATACTGAGCTGAACAGTAGATTGTTCAAGGGACATAGAGGAAATACTAATAGGTCCCCGGTGATCGTCGCTGGTTGAGGTTCCACTGCTTCTTCTGCAGGTTCAGCAGCGGGTTGCAGTTCTTCTTCAGGCTCTGCAGGTACTTGTTTTACCTCTTCCACCAGTTTCTCGGTTTCCTGTGGAGCTGCTTCTTCATTATCACTAGGTTGATTCTCCTCATTTTCCTGGTTTAGCAAATAGCAAGAATAATCATAACATTATCATTTTCTCCTCCAGGTTCTGGCCTTTTGCAGTGTCCCTGATACTGAAAGCACTCACCAAACTCTTACTCTCAATGTTGGCTCGGGGTGCTTCTCTGATGTACTCTTCCATAGTCACAAGAAATGAAGGCGGCGGCTGCATACCGGTAAGTAGTAGCACTATCACTATCAGTAAGTGACTAATAGTACAATCTAGTGTGCTGAGGGCACAGGTTTTATGTCATTTCCAAATGAGATTTAAATGACTAGCATTTTTTACACTTGACTGTGGTATAGTCAGTGATGTAAATACTATCTTCCCTTAAATTATGGAGATTTTCTGTTAAAATCAGTAATTAATGACTGATGGAACATACCTGCCTCAGAGTAGGAAATTGGAAAGTCCTGGCCAGATCAAGATGTTTGCACTGGTCGTAGAAATTAGAAAGCTTTTCTGCCTGTGAAATTGATGAATCCACACCATGACAATATTAGAAACAGCTAGCTCGTCCAAATATGCTAGATGGTACACTGCATAGTTTCTATACCTGCTGGCCAGCTCGTTTATAGATTTCAAGGGCCTTGATCGCATCATATTTTGGCATCTCAAAATACTGCATCACACAAGAGATACAAGGATTTCAGCTTATGTTCCGATGACGGACATATACATACATGGAAAAGGCATCTTAGTAAGAACTGTTAGCGTACCATATCAACAAGATTGATGATGCCATCATTGATTGAACAGTATATTTTGAAACTTTCCTTCAAAACCTAGGGCCCATAAGACCTCTGTAAGACTTAAAACCATAAGGAAATGGACACTATTCTTTACCAAAGAGCTTTGTCAGAACGACTTTCAGACTCACAAGGGCTAGCGCGTACTGTACAAGGTAATTTGCGCAGGCTGCACCTTCAGGCTGCAAAGTGATGATGGAAAATGAAATGGCACGCCAATATCAGAGAGTTGCATCCACTGGCTTGATATAGTTTCTTATTTTCAAGCTTAGTACTGTTCCTTATTCCTCAAACCTGGCAGTAAATAAGCCTGAGAAGCAGTTTCTGCAGTGCAGGCAACTGATCCAAAAGATCAGCGAGTGGAAGGGTTCTTGTTCTGCTGTGTGCCTGGAATC
The genomic region above belongs to Panicum hallii strain FIL2 chromosome 4, PHallii_v3.1, whole genome shotgun sequence and contains:
- the LOC112889423 gene encoding putative clathrin assembly protein At5g57200; translation: MASGTWRKAYGALKDSTKVGLANFNSEYKDLDIAIVKATNHVECPPKERHLRRILYATSAHRPRADVAYSICTLARRLTKTKNWIVAVKTLIVIHRLLREGDGTFREDFLTYSYRGNILQIPQFKDDSSPLAWDCSAWVRTYALYLDERVECFRVLKYDVEADRLLKLPQASGKAHSRTRTLPLADLLDQLPALQKLLLRLIYCQPEGAACANYLVQYALALVLKESFKIYCSINDGIINLVDMYFEMPKYDAIKALEIYKRAGQQAEKLSNFYDQCKHLDLARTFQFPTLRQPPPSFLVTMEEYIREAPRANIESKSLENEENQPSDNEEAAPQETEKLVEEVKQVPAEPEEELQPAAEPAEEAVEPQPATITGDLLNLDEEVNLMIADLEASNALALAIVAPGNENKMSNSRDLFALDKSGWELALVTAPSNHTNQQMDNQLAGGFDKLLLDSLYEDEARRQQIASVTYTGSLAANPFASNDPFAMSNSFAPPSNVQLAMMAEQQQYYQAQQQQYFQVQQQQQMVMLPPQTYQQQSQYSAPSSQAALSNPFGDPFSSLVAMATAPKQSNSNLV